A window from Primulina eburnea isolate SZY01 chromosome 2, ASM2296580v1, whole genome shotgun sequence encodes these proteins:
- the LOC140824663 gene encoding ankyrin repeat-containing protein At5g02620-like, producing MEIETGEKLSSTPRKKMTKQLTGKRDDTALHSAARSDNIIAVQEIINSCGQGEELMELLSKQNSSGETALYIAAECGYAELVREMIKYYDLMAAESKARNGFDALHIAAKQGDLEVVKVLMEAHPELSMTVDLANTTALHTAATQGHLDVVNYLLETEHSLANIARSNGKTALHSAARNGHLEVLRAILNRDPGIMTRTDKKGQTALHMAVKGQNLQVVEEFIKVDPLVVNMVDTKGNTALHIATRKGRAQIVKLLLSVKETNTRLVNRSNETAIDTAEKFGHSDITSILEEHGVVSAKALKPQSSNPARELKRTVSDIKHEVHYQLEHTRQTRKRVQGIAKRLNKMHTEGLNNAINSTTVVAVLIATVAFAAIFTVPGQYADDPANIPPGLSLGEANIAQEAPFLIFFVFDSVALFISLAVVVVQTSVVVIESKAKKQMMAIINKLMWLACVMISVAYLALCFVVVGQERWLAIGVTIIGTTILVTTLGLMCYWVVMHRIESKNIRNIRKNSQASRTKSWSIAVLSDSDVVNSEFKKIYAI from the exons ATGGAGATTGAAACTGGAGAGAAACTGTCATCCACGCCCCGTAAAAAGATGACCAAACAATTGACAGGAAAACGCGATGACACCGCGTTGCATTCTGCAGCAAGATCAGATAACATAATCGCGGTACAAGAGATCATCAACAGCTGCGGTCAAGGCGAAGAATTGATGGAATTGTTGTCGAAACAAAATTCCTCCGGGGAGACGGCATTGTATATAGCTGCAGAATGTGGATATGCCGAGTTAGTGAGGGAGATGATCAAGTATTATGATTTAATGGCTGCTGAGAGCAAAGCAAGAAATGGTTTTGATGCTCTTCATATTGCTGCCAAACAGGGTGATTTGG AAGTGGTGAAGGTGTTGATGGAGGCTCATCCAGAGCTTTCCATGACAGTTGATTTAGCGAACACGACGGCTCTCCACACGGCTGCGACACAAGGGCACTTGGACGTTGTGAACTATCTGTTGGAGACGGAGCATAGCCTGGCAAATATAGCTCGAAGTAATGGGAAAACTGCGTTACATTCTGCTGCAAGAAACGGACATTTAGAGGTTTTGAGAGCCATTTTGAACCGTGATCCTGGGATTATGACAAGAACGGATAAAAAGGGGCAAACTGCACTGCACATGGCTGTAAAAGGCCAAAATCTTCAAGTGGTTGAAGAATTTATCAAAGTGGATCCCTTGGTTGTTAATATGGTCGATACTAAGGGGAACACTGCCTTGCATATTGCTACCAGAAAGGGCAGGGCTCAG ATTGTGAAGCTGCTTCTATCCGTGAAGGAAACCAATACAAGACTAGTTAACAGATCCAACGAAACGGCCATTGATACTGCTGAAAAATTCGGACACTCTGACATCACATCCATTTTAGAAGAACATGGTGTTGTAAGCGCCAAAGCTCTAAAACCTCAGTCGTCGAATCCAGCACGAGAGTTGAAACGAACCGTGAGCGACATAAAACACGAAGTCCATTACCAGCTAGAACACACACGCCAGACAAGAAAACGAGTCCAAGGCATCGCTAAACGTCTCAACAAAATGCATACTGAGGGCCTAAACAATGCCATCAACTCAACCACTGTCGTGGCAGTGCTAATAGCCACCGTCGCATTTGCTGCTATTTTTACGGTTCCTGGCCAGTATGCTGATGATCCAGCTAATATCCCACCTGGGCTATCTTTGGGAGAAGCAAATATAGCACAAGAAGCCccgtttttaatatttttcgtGTTCGACTCAGTGGCACTATTCATATCCTTGGCTGTTGTGGTGGTGCAAACTTCTGTTGTGGTGATTGAGAGCAAAGCAAAGAAGCAAATGATGGCTATTATTAACAAGTTGATGTGGTTGGCATGTGTGATGATCTCAGTGGCATATTTAGCTCTGTGTTTTGTGGTGGTAGGGCAGGAGCGATGGCTGGCCATTGGGGTGACAATAATAGGAACAACAATCTTGGTCACGACATTAGGTTTAATGTGTTATTGGGTCGTTATGCACCGTATCGAGTCGAAGAATATAAGAAACATAAGGAAAAATTCTCAGGCTAGTAGGACAAAATCTTGGTCTATAGCAGTGTTATCAGATTCAGATGTTGTGAACAGTGAGTTCAAGAAAATCTATGCAATTTAA